The Vibrio tarriae genome includes the window TCATAAAAACAACGTTGTAACTTTGATTGAAGGGGAAGTGAAGCCTGGTCTGAGAAGTTTGGAGACTAAGCGCTACTTTTTTAAAGAAGGAAAACTGGAATATTCTGAGAGTTGTGCATCTATTGTTGATATAAGTAAAAGCCATGAGGGGCTAGCAGGGCATTTTTTCGGTGAAATTGACAATAATATAATTGTTATTGGAGGTGCATATTTTATTGGTAGTCAAAACACCTCTATAAAAGGAAATTTATATGCCCATAATGGCCTCATCAAACACTTTAGTTCACATATTTGGGTTTTTGATGGTACATCCTGGGAGAATAAAGGCCAATTAGACGCAGGTATTGCCTATGGTGTTTCCGCTTCAAACGGAAAAGCTATGTATGTATTAGGGGGAGAGAACTCTAATGGTGACGCAATAACAACATGTTTATCATTATTAATAGATTGATTTTTACATAAAAATATATATTTTCGTTAGCTAGGTGAATGTATCAAAAGTGTTGAAATTGTTGTGTTCTCATCAATCCCCAAGGTAAGGGCGTTGATGAGAGCTTTCTTAAATGATTTTCTTAGTATCAAGTTTGAAGTGCAACGATCAGCGATAATATCCAACAAAACATTCCTCAGGTGTTTGAAAGCCCAGATCCAAAAACAGTACGGCAAACATTTCGTGCTCATATCCAGCAAGTTTACAGCGCAAGTATTCCGTGGTGTTTTCCGTACGTGCAAAGGTTTCACCGCGCACATAACGCTGTTCAAGGATCTCTGCTGCTTCTTCCAGTACTCGATGCTCATAAGCTCGTTGCGAGAGTAGATAGCGGTGGCGAGGTAAATGAGTCATAGCCTGCTCCTTAACAATAGTGGGAAGGTTCACAGTGATGACATATATCTAAATTGGCTTTGAATATAGGTAAGGGACTGATTTAACTATTTTTTACAGAGTCAGTTCATCCCATGGGACAACAAGGCATAGGAGAACATCCCATGAGATTTCTGAAACTAAAAGAAGTAATGGAAAAGACCGCACTAAGCCGTTCAGCAATTTACCGCAAGATGAATGATGGCGAGTTTCCACAGTCGGTGAGCTTGGGAGAAAGAGCTATTGCCTGGGTGGAAAGCGAAGTGGATGAGTGGATGGACTTTTGTCTTAAACAGCGATGATGGCGTGATTATACATGCGTCATGTACTATAGCTGAGAGTGTAAGGTGCCTGATTTGTCAATGTGAGTTCTGGTTTGAAACGGTTGACGAGAAATAAGCTGATAGCATCATTTGATGTGCTATCAGCTTTAACACGTTAAGCTGCTCTTAGTTTTGCGATAAGGTCAGCTTCTGTTTTAGCAATGTGATAGGCAGACGAAGAATTCGCATATTTGAATTATCCGTTTCAACAATGACAATCGCATTTTCCGAATCCAATTGATAAATATCAGAATATACCGATGCACCATTAACAAGTTGAATTGGTCCTTTCCATGTCACCTCTTCATCGAAGCTAAACCATAAGCCTAGATTTTGCATGCCATTGGTCCCAGCAGGGCTTCCTTGTGGGTTAGTAAAGAGTAAGAAATGGCTACCGTCACTTTGCTCGAACCGAGTAATAGAAGCATCAACGGTACCAGTACTGATATTGCTAAAGACGTTAGCGTTGTTAGCCTCAAGTAGGCTCCACGTGATTCCACCATCTTTACTCAAAAATTGCTGGCGTGGGCTATAGTTCACACCATTAACGATTTGGTTAAAATCAAGGCGTGCAGTAAGGAGTAGATCACCGTTTTGGAGTTCAATCATATCAGCTTCACTAGGTTCGAGAGTTCTAGGATACTCGAACTCTTCCAGCGAAAGGGGATAGGGAGTGTTGAAGCGGCTTGCCAGTTTGAACCGCCATCATCACTGTAAATAGACATGACGTTCAAGAAGAAACGATCAAGCTGCCGTTTTGGCTGCCACTGATATTTTGTTGTCGAGTAAGGGTTATGCCATGACAACATGCTTATCGTTAATAATAAATTAATTCTTAAATAAACTATAAGTTATTCTTACAGGTAGTTTGGGAGACAATTGGGCACTTAGCGGTTATTCATTAATCTAGAAGATAAATGAGCCAAGGCCCATTAAGGTTTTGCTATGATATTATAACTTAGTTATTTTGTTGTGAATATTAAGAGTGATATTCGAGTGAAAGTTAATATAACAGATCAGATCGTAGAATCAAGACTGAGTTTCATCGATTTCATAATGAAGTCCTGCTACACCTAACATAACTACCTACTGTTCTGATGTTATTTATAAATATAATTTGACGTCTCTAAATAGATAAATAAATTCACCATTATATAAAAATTGTAAAATAAATTATATGAGGCGGCTAAAAATTAATTCATATATTTTGGTTTATTTTCTGTAAATCCAATATCTCAAGGCTCATAGCTTTTGATTTTTTGTTTACAATTCCTATTATTTTGACTTTATTTCCAGACTTTGACAGATTTTTTAATTCACTCTCATCTTTTGGAGAAAGATAAACTAAACCTGTTTCGTCAATAAGTACATAATGATCGCTTTTTTTATCCCATGATATCTTACCAAACAATATAACCTCAGCACGGTTAGAGAAACTATTTTTCTCAACAAGACTATATGCATTAGTTATACCTCTACTGAATATTTGGTTAGCATGTAGAACAGATGGTGTACATGATAAAATAACAATAGTTAAAATATTTAATTTAGTAGTGAGTAATATAGATAAAATTCTACTGATCATAGATGTATAACCTCGAAATTATTCTTTAATTAATTTAATATTTAATAACTCTATAATCTAAATTTATTGAGATGTTGATGTGTATATTAAATGGAATCTGTAATTAAAATTACAATGTGCGATTTATGATTAAACTTGATAATTTATGAAAAAACATTACGAAAATTAAATCCGTTTGGGGTATTTTATTTTGTGATAATAATTGGTTTGCTAAAGACAAATGTGGAATGAAAAAAGGCTGCACAGAGTTTTCCTGCTGTGTTGTCATGATGAGATTTGTAAATAATTTACTCTAAAATCAGCGCTTTATCGGCTGTGCAGACTTGGTTTTAATATTGTGTATTTTTTATTTACCATAGGGTGAGAGAGAGCTCTCTGATTTTTAATAAGAACTTTAAGAGGGTAATATGAGACTTAAAAATTTTTTCAATTATTAGCTACTGCATTAGTAACTAGTGTCCTCCTAATAGGATGTAAGTCTGGTTTTAATGAAAATCTTAATAGCAATAAGGAAAGTATTGCTAATCAAGATAAGCTTTGTTGCGTAAAAGAATAATCTACTTCATCTGTGATTCCTCAAGCGGTAACATGCCCATTAATGCCTTATCGCTTGGTAGATAGCTGGAATCATCGAATAATTTTGTTCTGAATTTTGGCTCCGATTCTTCGTGAATTCACTATTACGCAACAAGGACTAGTAAATATGCATGTTGGTAGATCTTTCTGATCTCACAAGGTGACGAATTTGCTTATTCATCATGTATTGCTCCTATTGAAAGATAGATTATTAAATGCGATCAAAAAACAGCCAACTTATGTTGGCTGTTTTTTGATTATTTTGAATGATCGATACACTTCTGACGGATAAGTTTTGGTCTAGGATGATCATTCTTAGATGAAGAAACGGTGATCTTATCGGATTTTTCTAGATCGACCTCTAATTCCGCACCAAAACCGGCAAAATTAGCTTCAATATTTACATTCCTTTCTTTTCCATCTTTCTTATATCCTAAGCCTGCACTTAAAAGAGGTGTATGTATTTTAATTTTGAATCCTTTTAATTTGAAACCATCAATTTCATCAAAATTTGGTAAATGGGTAATAGGAGTACTATGTTTTTCTACACACTTTACCATTAATATATTGGGTGAGCTTAATGAATGAGAAAGCGTTGGTATAGTTGGGATTTTTTGAATATCGGGCATTGAAAAGCTTCTACTAATCATGCTATCTCCAATTGGGTTTTTTGAGGTTCTAAATGATTTTGTACTTTTTGAAAATAATATCATTAATATTGATATTACAATCATTATCAATGATTATTACTATTTTACAGTTAATTCCTATGACATTTTTTAGTCCTAGTTGTGAACTGAGCTCTTTTATATAATCTATGTCAACATTATTTGTGTTAAATGAACACTCATAGCGTATGTTATTTTTTTCATCTATATTAATGATAAATTTCTGTGATTCGCTGATAAATTTTCCAGCCAGTTCAGCACTTGAAAGATCTGGTATGTTTGAGTCTGAAATAAATATGTTTTTATTATGCTGTATAAAACTATTGTAGTTAAGAATAAAAGTGATGAGGTTCTGACATGCAATGGAAGATAGTACATTAAATTGTTCTTCAGACAAACATGAACGTAAGTCTCTGATTATTTTTTCCTTTTGTCTTTCCATCCCATATTCATTAAGTGATTTTTTTATTTGAGCATTAATCAATGTTCTATCTTTTAAACTGATAGAATAATCGGCTCTTAGAACATCCTTCTCTAGATTGCCTGAAAACAAAGAGTTTTTCTGACCAAATGCAATTTTTATATTGTCGATAAATGAAGTATATCGGTGATTATTATTGAATAATTTTGTCAGAAAGTTGGGTGCTTTTTTAGATGACTCGCCTCTAAGATTAAATATTCTTCTTATGTCAAGTTTAATTGTTGGTTTTTGCGTTACTTCACTATTATGCTGTATATAAAATGCTGATTGTACTTTCGATATTCCTAGCATAAATTTAAACTCATAGTTCATTAATGCCACCTCAATAATAATTAGAGGTGGCATGTGAATAATAATATTTAAAAGATCACTATATAGAAAAAGAAACAGTTTGAGCAGATCTATTATCCGTCATTTTTTGCTCTGAGAGCTCTCTATTATAAATTTCTATTAATAACTTATTTCTTGTTCTTATCTTTTCGTAAATGCGCTCGGTTTTTAGGAACATCTCTTGTACATCGTTGGCAAATTGCTCATTACATACGTAAGGGATTGGAGAGCTCTCTATCCTACTTATTTTTGCTCTATCGCGGGAATTCTTTATATTAACAATAAATTTTGCAAGTTCTCTATCCCCTACTTTTAATGCAGAGGTCGCAGACATGCAGTGCTTTGCTTTGAAATTGTGAAACATAAACGCTATTTTATTCATCTCTAGCTGATTCCTTTATAGTCTGACTCTGATAGAGTACAGATGAAATTAAAAAGTCGCCAAACGAATAATTATTACAATTTGCGGTGTGGGATTTCATGATTTTTCATAGATTAAAGGTGGGAGGGAGTGTTGAATTTTTCTTGAGGCTGACTAGATAATCGCAAAGCTATAGCATGTATATGGCTTTTGATAACTGATAGATATTGGAGTAACCATGAATGTTTTATCTCATCAAGCAGCTGCTACTGACAGCGTGAGTTTAAATGAACGTTTAGATGGTAGTTTGTATAAATTAGATATCAGAGTGTCAGTAACAATAGTGCTATGACGCCTCCACTGCTACCTAAGAAACCGCATCGTTATCCGGTCTAGATAAATTTACAGATATTGGAAATTCCTTGAAGTTAGATACAAGAGTCATATAAGCCATTGAACTCTTATTCTAGTTATAATAAAGAGAATAAACCATATCCAAACCCAGGAGTGGGGTTAGCTAAGTCCCCAGCCTAAGAGAGATAGAATGATTAATAATATTTACTACTATGATAGTGATCCTGGCAATTTTATGGGAAAGCCGGTAATTTTATTTTTACACGGTTTTTTTATGAATCATCAGATGTTCCATCACCAGATTGAGTATTTTTCTGAGAGTTTCAGGATAATTGCGCCCGATTTTAAATGTTTTGGAAAGTCCGCACCAAAAGTTGAACAAAATAGATTCAATGAATGGGTTGATGATATAATAAACCTGCTCAATACATTGCAAGTTGAAAGCTACTGTGTTGTCGGGATGTCTATGGGGGGATATGTTGCTCAAAGGCTTTGTGTAGAGGATAAACACAGGATACTAAAGGCTGTGTTTATATCTACACAAGCTGATAAAGATAATCCAGAAACCATTGAGCAATATCTTACCCTTGTTAATAATTGGGGGGATTTTTCATTAAGAGAAAATATTATATCCTCCTTAAAGGAAAGTTTTTTCGGTAAATGTTCAAAAGAAAGCGAATATTGGGAAGAGTTATGGATAGGTTATGATGATAGAATATTATCATCAGCGATGAAATCTATGATCTCTCGTGATGATTTTATATCACAACTTAAAAATATCAAATGCCCTGTGTTAATTTTACATGGAGATAAAGATCAAGGAATTCCAGTTAGTTCAGCGAGAAAAATGCATAAGGAGCTAATAAATTCAAAACTAAGGCTAATTATTGATGGAAGACATGCTATCAATATAACTCATCATGAGATAGTTAATGCAGAAATAGATTTATTCTTTAAATAATTTACAGATTTAAGAGCCCTATAGGGCTCTTATTTTTAACTTTGCTCAAGGCACTGAGATAGTGTTTTATTATTTGCGATACACATAGTAATCACATGACCGTTACCACTTTCATAGGCTTCAGTTGTAACAAAATAATCTGGAGTTTCATCAACCATCCTAATATGAGGGATAATATTACTTTCATCCTCACCCACAAAGCTTTCAACACTGAATAATCATGTTTTAATGTACCTGCAGAGACTTTTGAGTAAGTTGTTGCATATCCATCTCTATATCCAGAAAGTGTAGCCATAGTATACGGATTCCCATTGATAGAAACTGTAATGAAAGCTGTCATCCATTTATATCCAGAGGTGGAGAATATAGCTTGCTTATTCACTTCTCTACTTGGTAGTCTTTTAATATCACGATAGCTCCAATAGTCTTTTGTATAAACTTCAACGTCACTTGTTGTATTACGTACTACAAAAATAATTTCGTCACTTCCAGGAGAAGGAAAAGGAATAGAAGGGAGCTCAATAGCATGCGCATGGAAGGAAAGAGCAGCAGAAATTAAAAAAGTTTTTTAATCATAAATAATAGCCTATTAACTTATATGATTTTGATTGTTTATATAGGGGGTTCGTTTTATCTTAGATATCACCTTGTTCTATTTCTCCTATTTAAGTAAATTGTTAGCTCTCATGTTAACTGTATTTTACAGCTTTCGTGGGTGAATTTTTCTGAAATGTTTTGTTATAGATTCGCTTAGGATCTTAGTCATACTTTGTGCCCTAGTGTGTTGCTCTTATAGTTTTTTTATATTTTGTCATGTTATTTCAAATTGCTTCCTTTTGTTTCTATGTATTTGGTTTTCTTATATTGTTATCCTCGACAAGCATACCGAGTTATGCTGGATTTATCCCGAGCAAAATTGATTAAAAATGGGGCAGTTATATATTTTATTTTTAGGTGAATATAAAAATGAAAAAGACTTTTCTATCAACCTTGATTGCAAGTTCATTATTAGGCTGTAATCACGATAGCGTGAATATTCCAAATAATGTTATAGTGCCTGGTGTGCCAGAAGTTCCTCAGCTGCCTGAGCTACCATTGCCGCCTGAGGTAATGGTAAATGCAGGGCTAACACTTGATGGTCATCTAAAATTCGTCAACTCTTCAATATTATGTAATGGAGAGCCATCAGAGAATTTTACTGTTTCCCAATCCGATCATGTGACTTGTGTTCTTAAAGCTGACGGTACACCAGTTGCTACCTTTTATTCCCCGTTCGATTCTAATGCAACAGGACAACCAAGTCGTACTCTAGAATATCTGAAACTAATTGAGGCTGAAGAGTATAAATCTAGCTCAACTCGTATTGAAAATATCCAGACTTTGATTAAAGAAATGGGGACTATTCATGGAAATGATCTCGATCTTAGCTTAACGGATACGGCAAATCGTCTTATTTTTAAAAACTACTTAAATAATCAACTTGATCTTGAGCATAATGCTTTTAAAAAGTTGATCCAAGAACGTTTAAGTAATGATGCCCAAACAGACAAACAGCCATCAACACACACTCCAGATGTTGAACCAGCTTTAACTCCTGGAGCGTCTAATGATCTTAGTCAAGCATTTGTTTCTGCGAATGCAGAGCAAAATTTAGAGTACAAACCTAAAGAAATTATTCTAACAACAGGATACTTAGTTGATAGCAAGGAGCGTCCGGTTAATGGAATCGCTTACTTCACTTCTAAAGGGCGAGGCTTGACCGGCTATAAAGATGGCAAATTTATTGGAGATGGCTCATTAGAGTTTTCATGGGGAGATACGATTAACTTCGGTATTGATACTTTTGAATTAGGGAGCACTAGAGGTAATAAAAATAAGATCAAATTACAAGATCTGGGAACTGGTAATGAAAGCAAAAATATCGAAAATCTAGTGATTCGTTTTGCTGAGGTAACAGACCAAGAGATCACTATCACAGATAAAGTGACAGAGGTATTTGCAAAGTATCCGAATGTCATCAACGAGGCAATTTCTCTTTCATTGTCGAGTGAAGATATTCAATTAGATCTAGGTAATGGTCATACTCAAGTGGTTGAAGCTGAATTCGATAAGCAATTTGAATCAGGTTTGGCCTCGGAGATTGACAAAGAATTAGGCAAAAAAGTCGTCACATTCTGGAATTATTTTTCTGAGCCCAAGCAAATAAAGGCGGTTGACTCAGAGGCTCAAAACGTTCAAAAGGATGTTGAGCGTTTATGGGGCGCTACACAACAGGCACAGAGTGAGGGCTGGAAAAAAGTAGAGCGCTTTCATA containing:
- a CDS encoding AlpA family transcriptional regulator produces the protein MRFLKLKEVMEKTALSRSAIYRKMNDGEFPQSVSLGERAIAWVESEVDEWMDFCLKQR
- a CDS encoding alpha/beta fold hydrolase, with product MINNIYYYDSDPGNFMGKPVILFLHGFFMNHQMFHHQIEYFSESFRIIAPDFKCFGKSAPKVEQNRFNEWVDDIINLLNTLQVESYCVVGMSMGGYVAQRLCVEDKHRILKAVFISTQADKDNPETIEQYLTLVNNWGDFSLRENIISSLKESFFGKCSKESEYWEELWIGYDDRILSSAMKSMISRDDFISQLKNIKCPVLILHGDKDQGIPVSSARKMHKELINSKLRLIIDGRHAINITHHEIVNAEIDLFFK